CCAAAGTGACCTTCGCCAATTCCACGTCGGACCGAAGCATCGCTAGGTCTTCGTCGCTCGCTCCGGCGAGGACATTGGGATCCCAATCTTTAACGATCTGCGTCGTATTGACGGCCACCGGCTGCGCGACTTCGATTCGCGTTCGGAGATCGTCCCCCAATACTTCGCGGGAGGTCGTTTGCGCCGGCTCGGCAAACATGACTTCAGACGTGTCCGCTGACTTAGTGAGAACCTTGTTCACAAGCATGTCGAATCCGAGTTGAATGGCTTGCGGCTGCTGACCGTTCTGATTGACGGTCAGCACGAGGTTGCCGTCGTCCGTGCGGCGGATTTCAATTGTCGAGCCGTCCTGCAGCTTGATCGTTTGCTCCGCCGCAGGGACTAGTTTCAGGGCCGCAGGGACTCGTTTCACGGCGTTGAATTGCGCCACGTCTTGCAAAACTGCCGTGGCGCCGCTGACTGCATCTGCGTTTTGATTGCCGTTCTGCGCGACGTTATCCGCCGAACCAGCTTGGCTGACCAGGAACAGTTCCTGGATGCCACGAATCTCGCTCAGCACGGGCACGACCGTTTGCAGGCCTTCGCCGACCGTGACTGTCGTCGTGGGAGTGCCTTCCGGGGCCGGGGGCGCGTCAGCACTGGTGGCGGCCGTGGAGGATTCCCTAGTCGCCGTTTCCGCGTTGTCAGCCCCTGGGTAGCCCCAAGTCAGGCCGGGCAGGGCCACGGTCGCCAACGTCGCGGCGAGCGCCAGCCCGCCGAGCGACAAGCGTCCGTTGGCGCGATTGTCAAAGACCATCGTCAATCTCCTCTCCAAAAAGCGTCGGGAAAACGTGCCTGCGCCGAACGCCGGCGCAAGCGACATCGGTTGCGCGGAAGTCGTCGACATCGTCAACAACCGCCGCGCGTAATCGGAGCGCGCCTGTTCCGCGCCGGAGAGTGCCATCGCGTCACAGGCCAACTCGCGGGTTTCGCGGAGTTGCCGGCGCAGATACCAGGCGAATGGATTCCACCAATGCATCGCGAGCGCCAGGAGCTCCAGGTAGACCACGAGATGGTCGCGCCGCGCGACGTGCGCCAACTCATGGGCAATGATACCGTCGCTGGCCACGATGATTTCCGGCGCGCGCAAGGCGTCCGGCCAAACGAGCCGAGGACGGCCCAGGCAGCAAATCAACGGCGACGCAACTCGCTGAGAAAACGCCGAGGCGACCGGCCGAACCCGCAGACGTTTCGCCGCTTGGCGTACCGCCACGACCAAAGTTGGCGATGGAGCGCCGGCGGTGCGCAGCACGTGCGATTGCCGCGCGATCGAGCGCAGCGCGAACGCGGCCACAGCCAAGGCGCCGACCGTCCAAAGTGCGAACGCGGATTGCATGTAGATCGACCAATCCGTCGGTCCTGGCCCGTGTACGGGTTCAATCTGAACTGCCGTGGGCTGCAAGGCCGCCAGTTCCGCGTCGGCCAGCAAATCAATCGCTTCCATCTCTACTGTGAATGGCGTGGCATCGTGAGAGGCGACCACCGCAATCTGCTGCGAATCGTCGCACCATGCGGAGCGCGCGGAACGGATGGCGTCTTGCGCCGACCAGGGCCAACGCACCAGCGGCGGCGCGACGAGTTTCAACAGCAACAACATCCACAACAGATGTTGCACCGCCGGTCGCGAACGAAAAAGCCAACACGCCGCCCACACAAACGGCGTCAACAGTGCGACGGAAACGGTGTTCTGCGCCAGCCACCAAAGCAGTGCGTTCATGGTCGACCCGCGGTTTCGAACTTGAGTTGTGCCGCCCTAGCGTTTTTTCCGCTCTTCCGCCAAGCGCGCAGAAAGTTGTTCCACGAGCTTCTGCAATTCGGCGATCTCCTTCGGCTTCAGCTTCTGCCGCTCGGTGAACGCCAACAACAACGGGGCCCATTGGCCGTCGCAGAGGTCGTCGGCCAGTTCGCCCATACGTTGTACGAGCAGTTCCTCGCGCGAGACCGAGGCGCGGAACACAAAGGCGAAACCGGACTTGTCGCTGGCGACGTAACCCTTCTTCTCCAGCCGCTGCAGCAGCGTAATCACGGTCGACCGCGCCCAATCCAGCGCCGCACCGG
The sequence above is drawn from the Planctomycetia bacterium genome and encodes:
- a CDS encoding M56 family metallopeptidase, with protein sequence MNALLWWLAQNTVSVALLTPFVWAACWLFRSRPAVQHLLWMLLLLKLVAPPLVRWPWSAQDAIRSARSAWCDDSQQIAVVASHDATPFTVEMEAIDLLADAELAALQPTAVQIEPVHGPGPTDWSIYMQSAFALWTVGALAVAAFALRSIARQSHVLRTAGAPSPTLVVAVRQAAKRLRVRPVASAFSQRVASPLICCLGRPRLVWPDALRAPEIIVASDGIIAHELAHVARRDHLVVYLELLALAMHWWNPFAWYLRRQLRETRELACDAMALSGAEQARSDYARRLLTMSTTSAQPMSLAPAFGAGTFSRRFLERRLTMVFDNRANGRLSLGGLALAATLATVALPGLTWGYPGADNAETATRESSTAATSADAPPAPEGTPTTTVTVGEGLQTVVPVLSEIRGIQELFLVSQAGSADNVAQNGNQNADAVSGATAVLQDVAQFNAVKRVPAALKLVPAAEQTIKLQDGSTIEIRRTDDGNLVLTVNQNGQQPQAIQLGFDMLVNKVLTKSADTSEVMFAEPAQTTSREVLGDDLRTRIEVAQPVAVNTTQIVKDWDPNVLAGASDEDLAMLRSDVELAKVTLEEKQTEVENRQGRRVLGQQNATGRTGREARRHRAEALRGQAIGRHEAPGRKQKLA
- a CDS encoding BlaI/MecI/CopY family transcriptional regulator, with the translated sequence MSPDARASISDAEREVMLALWDHGAGSVREVHERLTGAALDWARSTVITLLQRLEKKGYVASDKSGFAFVFRASVSREELLVQRMGELADDLCDGQWAPLLLAFTERQKLKPKEIAELQKLVEQLSARLAEERKKR